The Daphnia magna isolate NIES linkage group LG6, ASM2063170v1.1, whole genome shotgun sequence genome segment ATTGATAAAGATAGTTTATATAATTGATAACTTACCTCCAGGAAGGCCAACAACGGTAACGTCATACTAGAAACAGGGAGAAGGTTGAAATTAGACATTTCATACGCGGTCTGTTAACAATAACGACTTACTTTCTCAAACATGGCATTGGGCATACTCTGTTGGTACGCGTCGTAGTTGTTGATTAACCATTTTTGTGCGAGTTTAAAGGCCAAAGCTTTGGCTCTCGGGTCTCCCGTGTTTTCAAGACCGACTACCAGCATGTGCTGCAACGGTGGCCAACCATTAGGGAAATCCCATCTTCAAAAGTAAGGAAATCACTTTGTTAATCATACTCTTAGTTTAGAAAATCATTGATGTCAAAACTCACTGTTGTCCAGTATGGAGCATTGAAGTCGGAATTCCACCAGCAAATCTGGATAAGGACAGCCATGTAAAAATGTGGAACGAATAACTAATTGTAAAAGCTGATTTACTTTGTGGATTGACTCTTTTCCAGGTAATCGATAACTTTGTGCACGACGGCGTCCACAGCAGTTGGCGTGGGATCCCAGCAACCAGCCCACAACGGAGCGATGTTGGAAGCATAAAAGTAAGAACGCTGCACATTGTTGCTAATATCATAGTCTAGCCAGATCCCTTGGTCTTCATTCCACAACACCTGTACgtcacagaaaaaaaatctagcaTTAGTAAATCAATTTCCAAGTTCTATGAGTTATTTTCACACCTGTTGAATAGCCGTTTTCCATTCAACGTACTTGTCGTGATAAAGTCGTGCTTTTCTCTCGTCGCCGACTTTGCGGAACATTTCGGAGAGTATTCGAGCGTTCATACAAATGAACGCGTTCAGATCGACTGGTATTATGTCTCTGGTACTGATGTGACTTAGATTTCCTTCATTGTGACCGCCATCCGCTATGAACCACCTGGAACTGAAATCCCACCCGGATTCGGCGCCAGACTTCATGTTAACGTAGAATTCTTGGCGAGCACTTTCGCTCATATGTGCAGACGAATGGAAATCCTCCCTGCATTTAACAGAAAAAGTTGATGAATCCCAGCCTTTTTAAAGATAAATCAAACAGGGCAAAAAAACGTACATGTAGGATTCCGGTCGTGGACCGTCTGTTTCGGAATTGAAGCGAGCCAAAGTGTGTCCCCTGACGGTGACCGTCCGATTAGTTAACCAGAATTTGAACTCTTTTTCCAGGAGATGCAGCCGGCCATTAAGGAAGTCAACATCCCCAGTGGCGTTGATGTAACGATCGACCATAGGGATTAACATGGGAGGCTGTGACCTTTGCTGATAGTAGATACGTCCGCCGTTGGGAACTAAACCGTAAACATCCACCATCTGCATGAAATTTTCCAACATGCCCCTCACCTACCAGAATCGACCAAACAGGAAACAAGATTGTGAGTATTCTGTACAAATATTAAGAGGGCAAAGTTTTTATGATACCGTATGGTTCATTTGCGAGAGAAGAAGCCCTTGAACGATCCAGTAAGAATCCCAGTAATAAATTTCTCTAAATCTTCCTCCAGGAATTATAAAGGGATTTGGTACGTAAATCATTGAATATAATTCGGGGCGGTCTCGAACGTCATCTGTTACACAAGAATCACggttttagatttttttgtctttccgtttttttaaatgtaacgaaaaatagatttttctgCATACCTTTGATTTGGCGACCGAGAAATTTCCAGGCTCCGTGCAGTTCTTTCCCCCAGTTTCTCAATTGTTGAttgctaattttttttagaaaggaTGGATCGTCGAGCCAATCGGAGGGATCCCACGGCTGAAACTCGGATCCTTCACTTTCAAAATGTTGGCTAATGAAGATGATGAGATCGTTTTGCGATGGCTTATTGTGTGTGAGATTCATCAGTTGAGAAAAGTTGGCAGCAACTAGATCAGGGTCGAAACGTAATTTCTTGTCCACGAACGTTTTCGAATCGTGGTAGATTTTGGCCATCTGAACCGTGTGTAACAGTGGGCCATGACAGTAAATGGGGCTGTCGATAGAATAGAGAACAATCAGTACTTTCAAAGTGTTTCAAAGTCAAAATTACTTTACCTTGGACATGGCGGTGGTAGCGGTTTTACTTGGGTGAGTGCAAAGGTGGTAGAAGAGATGAACAAGAAAAAGTGGACGAGTCGCACCATTGTTCAAAATGCACTGACGATAAAACTCGACCAGCTCGTTCTAATACAACGCTGCTCGCGGTTTGGCGATGTTGCGCTTCCTTGACCTTGACCGCAAAAGACCTCTTCCCACCGTTAATTCGTGGGGAGAAATACCACCCTTCTTTAAGTCAACGACCCTTTTATTTGAGAGGGTACGGGTAAAACGAAAGACGCCCTTTTTCTTCTACCTGTTCTTCGGGGACTCTACGGAAATGAAAATGCGAAGGAAAACAATTTCCCATCTACTTGCTGACCTCACTAATACTTCTGAATCTTCAAGACGCAATAAGGAAAAACAGAGATTCGTTTTTCAAGTAGGATTTCGTCGAACTGGAGGAAAGACGCAATTACAAATTACAATTTTACGGACCAGTAGACGCTTCCCTATTGGGAATTTCACTACTACTTCGGCAGGCCGTCCTTTTATATAATCTGGCGTCTACATCGAAGGTCGAGGCCTTGAACACAATAAAACATTGATTACAAAACTattattttgaataaaaaaatttttcaaggGTTACGCAACAAAAGATGGAAGTTATCAAACAATGAAACGTAACCCTTGCTTGAAAAAAGGACAATTATGGATGACACAACCATAAAGATACTCAACAACAGATTTCAGCTTAGTTGCATTATTGAGGTTAAATAGTTATATCACGTCACTGTGCCTACAGTATAGTAGACAAAGGAATGCAACGTAAAATAAAACCTAAAACTACTAATATCGCACTACGTCGTTGGTCCACACAAACAATCGTCGGGGCTAGACTGTTACTCTGTTTTTACAAGTAGGCCAAACGTTCGTCTGCTCTATTTCCGTCAGACATCTAGCGAGTCTCATGGAGATTACGGGCGGGGAACTGACGGAACTCATACATTTTCCCTTACAACCTTGAAGGTTAATGTTACGTCACATGGTTCGAGTCATCGCCAGCAGTGTTGACATTGGTTTGCACCCCGTTCCCAGTTCCGACAGTCTCGTGACCTTATATATGACATGAAGGCTGGTGGGTGTGTGAGTCGTGGCGTACTGGCTTTTGACATCAACTACGCCATAACTCCATCCATACGATTTGCTGAATTTGTTATTGCGAAAAAGTTCGTGAGCGTAAACTTATTAGCACCTTCAAAACACGCGTGATCAAATTTCCGACAGTATAGTAAATGTAAACAGTTGATGCGCGTTATCAATGGCTCAGTCTATTGTTATCATTATTTAGTTCATCTTTGGAAAATCTCttaatttccttttgtttatCTTCAACGAATTTagtattttgaattttgattacAACAAAATGTGAAATTTTTGCTTTGGAGTGATAGACAGCACTGCAGTATTAATGGCAGTTGTCTGATTTTTCATCTCTTGCATTTTCGTCTGCTTGCGTCCGTTATTTTCGTGTTTTCGACAAAGACGACAAAGACATCTAACTGAGGAAAAGCGAAATCCTTTCGTATATCTATATTTTCGTGTATCAGCATGTCGGAAAGCAAGCCTGGTGTATCTTTTGGTTTTAGTTCAAAACGGAAACATGATAACGTAAAACTGACTCAGTCAAAACTGCTGGATTCCACGCAAGAAATACATGAAGAGACTGATTTCATAAAAACGGTTGAACATAATAAAATCAATGGGTAAATTAGTTTTTCGTGCCAATAAGATATGCTAGCATAAATTGATTTATATATTAATTGTTTAGATCTgttaaaaaaccaaagaaaaaggaattggTGATCCCACTTATTTCGAAGAATAGGTGGAGAATTCCTGGCACAGCTAACGATGGAAAAGCAGAAAATTTAGAACCTTCTGAACTTGACAAGCAggcagaaaatgaaattcttcaaGAGACACTGAAAGCTGTTGATGGCTGGGAGAATAGAGGCAATGGGGTACCCTCTAACATTGATATTCCACTATTCATGCAAAATCGTGTTCCATCTGGATTTGAAACAGACGAGAAAGTTGACGTTACCCTTCGTGCTGACCAGGTACAACTAATACTTTGATCACAGTTTTTTGTGCATTAAATTGTCTTGACAAAAGAATTTTATTAGTCTACACTAGACGATTATGAAGCAATCCCTGTGGAAGCGTATGGAATGGCAATGTTAAGAGGAATGGGTTGGAAAGCTTCAGAGGGTATTGGCTTGTCAAGAAAAGGGTATCAGCAATGTATACAGTGGTATTATTCTATCATATTTCTAAATGTGTGTTCAATTACTGTAGAGTGGCTGCTCCAATGGAAGTAAAACTTCGTCCAAAAGGTTTGGGACTTGGTGCAGACCGAACTGTCCTGGAGAACGCAGCTAAAGCCTTAACAAAACCAAAAGATGGTGAGGAAGAGCTCAAAGTGGTGGTAGGTGCCAATGTGCAATTACTTAGTGGGAAACACCAAGGCTTATATGGACAGGTATGGTTCTATTACTGGGGATTGTAGGTTGGTCATTTTTGCAATAAATTTATGTGATTAGGTTCTTAGCATGGATGCCAATACTGGCCGTGCCCTCGTTCGTATGGCTGTGGGAAGCAACGAAATTGAAATAAGCGAGCTCTTTCTCAAGCCAGTGACTGTGAAAGAATACCGAGATTCTGCCAGAGTGCTTAGTAAGTTTCCTAACGCATTTTTGTAAATAGTTAGAATTTTCTAGCGCTTTAAAATCATCAATGCAATTTATCACTTCTTTTTAGACAAGGAAAAATACGATGAGTATAAGACTAAGCAAGAAAAGGAGCGaagcgagaaagaaaaaagagatcaTCATGACAGCAGAAAGAAACGGAAACATAGCCGGAGTCCTAGACATGGTAGTTATTGAGTTTTCCATGTTACTGCTGAAAAATAGATTGCCCAAACTCCTCCTATCGAAGGTCACGCTAGCTTTGGTGATTTATCACTGCTATTGACGTCACACGCTACTCTTTCTTATGGCGTCTAAATCTGTTAAAATTTAACGtcatataattttttcttttttaagaatAACTGATAAAATTTAAACGAAAATTTCTGGAAGAAGAGCAGCGATAATGACGTATTAATTGTAACGTGGACGAAGCCCATTGAAAGTTGAAGATGATTTGATGGTGCATATAATTCATCCTGTTTAAATTAACTTTTAAGGGAGTCGCCGCCGAAGCAGCAGTCGAGAGCGAAGAGAAATTCGAGATGACAAGAAAGATTCTCGCTCAAAGAAGCCCTCGAAAAGTTCGGACGTGAAAAGAGAACCTTGGCTTCATCCACTTTTGCGAGTCCGCTGCGTCGATTCATCATTCAAGGACGGCCAATTCTACAAGCAAAAAGTATTAACCATGTCCATAAATATCCATAAAGAATGGACGTGTTTACAGAAAATACCTTGTTTATCATTTCCTCATCTAGATGGTGGTCGTGGACGTGGTTTCGAAGAATCATTGTATTTGCAAAACCGAAAGTGGTCGACTTTTAGAAAATATTTCGATTTCAAAATTAGAGACCGTTATACCACGCAGTGATCCTGCCTACGTGATGGTTGTCAAGGGCAAGCGGAAAGGACAGGTACTATGCGATGGAAATGTTAACATTAGTATTTCAGAAGACTGCTGACTATCttctttttcatgaaaaaaaaaggtctgcGAAGTGATTGAGAGGGACAAAGAGCGATACACGGCTACTGTCCAGATACTGCCGGATCGCGACGAAGTTTTCCAGTTAGATTACGACGATATATGCGAATACACAGGTGACGTGCGGAATTTGTAATCAAATAACACtcaaacttgtttttaatgtCAATAAAATTGCTAttcgtgttttcttttctaaacGAATGACGTCAACATCTAATGACTTGTTTGTGTATTTGCCTCTCACTCAATTTTTTGTGTAACATTGAAAGTACCGTGACCCAGACAGACTGAAAAGAGCATTGATCACTTTATTATGCACAGAAACGATAAAGTTGCCGAAAGGATGTTTTATCCTCGTTTATTTAATTACACGCTACCAAGAACTCGGGATGAAAAAGTGGCGCACAAGGCGCGTCAGTCAGTCTACACAGAACTTGGGATTTCTAAAGTTACCATCATAAAAGCCCGTCACAAAGGGGAATACGGTAACGGTAGCCTTCTGAATTGTCCCCCGGTCATT includes the following:
- the LOC116924673 gene encoding G-patch domain and KOW motifs-containing protein encodes the protein MSESKPGVSFGFSSKRKHDNVKLTQSKLLDSTQEIHEETDFIKTVEHNKINGSVKKPKKKELVIPLISKNRWRIPGTANDGKAENLEPSELDKQAENEILQETLKAVDGWENRGNGVPSNIDIPLFMQNRVPSGFETDEKVDVTLRADQSTLDDYEAIPVEAYGMAMLRGMGWKASEGIGLSRKGVAAPMEVKLRPKGLGLGADRTVLENAAKALTKPKDGEEELKVVVGANVQLLSGKHQGLYGQVLSMDANTGRALVRMAVGSNEIEISELFLKPVTVKEYRDSARVLNKEKYDEYKTKQEKERSEKEKRDHHDSRKKRKHSRSPRHGSRRRSSSRERREIRDDKKDSRSKKPSKSSDVKREPWLHPLLRVRCVDSSFKDGQFYKQKMVVVDVVSKNHCICKTESGRLLENISISKLETVIPRSDPAYVMVVKGKRKGQVCEVIERDKERYTATVQILPDRDEVFQLDYDDICEYTGDVRNL
- the LOC116924672 gene encoding trehalase is translated as MVRLVHFFLFISSTTFALTQVKPLPPPCPSPIYCHGPLLHTVQMAKIYHDSKTFVDKKLRFDPDLVAANFSQLMNLTHNKPSQNDLIIFISQHFESEGSEFQPWDPSDWLDDPSFLKKISNQQLRNWGKELHGAWKFLGRQIKDDVRDRPELYSMIYVPNPFIIPGGRFREIYYWDSYWIVQGLLLSQMNHTVRGMLENFMQMVDVYGLVPNGGRIYYQQRSQPPMLIPMVDRYINATGDVDFLNGRLHLLEKEFKFWLTNRTVTVRGHTLARFNSETDGPRPESYMEDFHSSAHMSESARQEFYVNMKSGAESGWDFSSRWFIADGGHNEGNLSHISTRDIIPVDLNAFICMNARILSEMFRKVGDERKARLYHDKYVEWKTAIQQVLWNEDQGIWLDYDISNNVQRSYFYASNIAPLWAGCWDPTPTAVDAVVHKVIDYLEKSQSTKFAGGIPTSMLHTGQQWDFPNGWPPLQHMLVVGLENTGDPRAKALAFKLAQKWLINNYDAYQQSMPNAMFEKYDVTVVGLPGGGGEYDVQLGFGWTNGVIMDFLNIYGDRLVTEQPTS